In one Arenibacter antarcticus genomic region, the following are encoded:
- a CDS encoding BT_3928 family protein gives MKYLVGFSRAVVGLLFIISGFIKLNDPVGFSFKLEEYFSSGVLNLPFLEPIALEISIAVVILEVLLGVMLLVGFRIKFTIWSLLVMIVFFTFLTFYSAYFNKVTDCGCFGDAIKLTPWESFTKDVILLVLIIILVVGVNTIRPILRNGAKRVIVGITLFACAIFAYHVLHHLPAIDFRPYKIGANIEDGMNVPEDAPVAIFDYAWKFKVDGEEIIIVTQGDYPTVEGEFIGVETTEVQKGYEPPIHDFTIEQEGEDFAVTLLQEPKLVMIVAYDLRKSNLNVFGDIKTLSDSAIKSGYKVIGVSASGPEYTEDIKNKYRLNFEFYFTDETTLKTIVRSNPGILVLEKGTILEKVHYNDMKKLKFD, from the coding sequence ATGAAATATTTAGTAGGATTTAGTCGAGCTGTTGTTGGGTTGTTATTTATCATCAGCGGATTTATAAAATTGAACGACCCCGTTGGATTTTCCTTTAAACTGGAAGAATACTTTAGTAGTGGGGTTTTAAATCTTCCATTTTTGGAACCTATAGCCTTAGAGATTTCCATTGCCGTGGTTATCTTGGAAGTGCTGCTGGGAGTTATGCTCTTGGTAGGATTCCGAATTAAATTTACAATATGGAGTCTGTTGGTGATGATTGTTTTTTTCACCTTCCTTACCTTTTATTCGGCCTATTTTAACAAAGTTACAGATTGTGGCTGTTTTGGTGATGCTATTAAACTTACCCCTTGGGAGTCCTTTACCAAGGACGTGATATTATTGGTGCTTATCATAATCTTAGTAGTTGGGGTAAATACCATTAGGCCTATTTTAAGGAATGGCGCAAAAAGAGTTATTGTAGGGATTACTTTATTTGCATGTGCTATCTTTGCATATCACGTGCTCCATCATTTGCCAGCAATAGATTTTAGGCCCTATAAAATTGGAGCCAATATAGAGGATGGAATGAATGTTCCTGAAGATGCACCGGTGGCAATTTTTGACTATGCCTGGAAATTTAAGGTAGATGGGGAGGAAATAATAATAGTAACTCAGGGCGATTACCCAACTGTTGAGGGAGAGTTTATAGGTGTGGAAACTACGGAAGTACAGAAAGGGTACGAGCCGCCAATCCACGATTTTACCATAGAGCAAGAGGGAGAAGATTTTGCGGTAACCCTTTTACAGGAGCCTAAGTTGGTAATGATAGTGGCCTATGACCTAAGAAAAAGTAACCTCAATGTTTTTGGGGATATTAAAACCTTGTCGGATAGCGCAATTAAAAGTGGGTATAAAGTAATTGGAGTGTCTGCTTCTGGACCGGAGTATACTGAAGATATTAAAAATAAATATCGATTGAATTTCGAATTTTATTTTACCGATGAAACGACCTTAAAAACCATAGTAAGGTCCAATCCAGGAATTTTGGTCCTAGAGAAAGGTACCATACTGGAAAAAGTGCATTATAATGATATGAAGAAACTTAAGTTTGATTAG
- a CDS encoding DUF1599 domain-containing protein yields the protein MHNTSEQYDAVVKICRDLFQKKMQDYGSAWRILRLPSLTDQIYIKAQRIRGLQENLVRKVDEDERSEFIGIINYSVMALIQLQKGVVDQPDLSASEAVALYDEHISVAKTLMENKNHDYGEAWRDMRVSSLTDLILQKLLRVKQIEDNKGKTLVSEGIDANYQDMINYAVFAMIHLDDKE from the coding sequence ATGCATAATACCTCTGAGCAATACGATGCCGTAGTAAAAATTTGTAGGGACCTGTTCCAGAAAAAAATGCAAGATTACGGAAGTGCATGGCGAATTTTGCGCCTTCCATCCCTTACCGATCAGATTTATATCAAAGCGCAACGTATTAGAGGTTTGCAAGAGAATCTTGTGCGTAAGGTTGATGAGGATGAGAGGTCAGAATTTATTGGAATCATTAACTATTCCGTAATGGCACTGATCCAACTGCAAAAAGGAGTGGTGGATCAACCCGATCTTTCTGCTTCCGAAGCGGTTGCCCTTTATGATGAGCACATATCGGTAGCCAAAACCTTAATGGAGAATAAAAATCACGATTATGGGGAGGCTTGGCGAGATATGAGGGTTAGTTCCTTAACGGATCTAATTTTGCAAAAATTATTACGGGTAAAACAAATAGAGGACAATAAGGGGAAAACATTGGTGAGCGAAGGTATCGACGCCAATTATCAGGATATGATCAATTATGCGGTATTTGCAATGATCCATCTTGATGATAAGGAATAA
- the folP gene encoding dihydropteroate synthase — protein MTINCNGNLVDLSTPKVMGILNVTPDSFYDGGQYKNDSEIKAQVDKMLTDGATFIDLGAYSSRPGAQHISEEEECLRIVPIVKFLVSSFPNILLSIDTFRSRVAHECLQEGAALINDISGGALDPKMLATVGAHKVPYILMHTRGNPRNMAQQTDYQDLLGEILYYFSEKILLARQAGINDIIIDPGFGFAKTLEQNYEIFQKMELLHQLELPILTGISRKSMIYKLLNTSPSEALNGSTALNMYALSKKTNLLRVHDVKEAVECITLYNAINTNRQRPQETSLNRSIIMGAKRD, from the coding sequence ATGACTATTAATTGCAATGGAAATTTAGTGGATCTTAGCACTCCTAAAGTGATGGGAATCCTAAATGTTACCCCAGATTCATTTTATGACGGGGGACAATACAAAAATGACAGTGAAATTAAGGCCCAGGTGGATAAAATGCTTACCGATGGGGCCACTTTTATAGATTTAGGAGCCTATAGCAGCAGACCAGGAGCCCAGCATATCAGTGAAGAAGAAGAATGCCTACGGATTGTACCGATAGTAAAGTTTCTTGTAAGTTCCTTTCCAAATATTTTACTGTCTATAGACACTTTTAGGAGCAGGGTAGCTCATGAATGCTTACAGGAAGGCGCTGCCTTGATAAACGACATTTCAGGAGGTGCCTTAGACCCAAAAATGTTAGCTACAGTAGGAGCGCACAAAGTGCCCTATATTTTGATGCACACCAGGGGAAACCCTAGGAATATGGCACAACAAACAGATTACCAAGATTTACTGGGTGAAATTTTATACTATTTTTCAGAAAAAATCCTTTTGGCACGGCAGGCAGGAATAAACGATATTATAATTGACCCTGGATTTGGCTTTGCCAAAACCTTGGAACAGAATTATGAGATCTTTCAGAAAATGGAATTGCTACATCAGCTAGAATTACCCATCTTAACTGGAATCAGCAGAAAATCCATGATCTACAAACTTCTTAACACCAGCCCAAGTGAGGCTTTAAATGGCAGTACCGCCCTTAATATGTATGCGCTTTCAAAGAAAACCAACCTATTACGGGTACACGATGTTAAGGAGGCTGTAGAGTGCATTACCCTATACAATGCCATCAATACTAATAGGCAACGACCCCAAGAAACCTCCTTAAATCGATCCATAATTATGGGTGCCAAAAGGGATTAA
- the cdaA gene encoding diadenylate cyclase CdaA, whose translation MDFLNFLDFSITDIIDIFLVAILLYYIYKLVRRTVAINIFIGIVIVWAFWKLTEVLDMKMISSMVGGFMQVGLIALIIVFQQEIRKFLLMVGSTNFASKRNFLKHFKFTREDGLTTGPNVDAILGACEKMSETKTGALLVIERNNSLDFVKVTGDKMNIEITQPIIESIFYKNSPLHDGAAVIQDNYIVATRVILPVSNERNIPLRFGLRHRAAVGITEKTDSLALIVSEETGLISYIKNGEFILFNDLSELASLIKEDLI comes from the coding sequence TTGGATTTTTTAAACTTTTTAGATTTTAGCATTACCGACATCATAGACATCTTTCTGGTGGCCATACTGTTGTATTATATTTACAAGTTAGTGCGCAGAACGGTAGCGATCAATATTTTTATTGGGATCGTAATTGTTTGGGCTTTTTGGAAATTAACAGAAGTCCTGGACATGAAAATGATCAGCAGCATGGTCGGAGGCTTCATGCAGGTGGGTCTTATTGCCCTTATTATAGTCTTTCAACAAGAAATTCGAAAATTCCTATTGATGGTTGGCTCCACCAATTTCGCTTCCAAGCGCAACTTTCTAAAACACTTTAAATTTACGCGCGAAGATGGTCTTACTACCGGACCCAATGTGGATGCTATTTTAGGTGCCTGTGAAAAAATGAGTGAAACAAAAACGGGTGCGCTTTTGGTAATTGAACGGAATAATTCCTTGGATTTTGTAAAGGTCACGGGCGACAAGATGAATATTGAAATTACACAGCCTATCATTGAAAGTATATTTTACAAGAACAGCCCCCTACATGATGGTGCTGCCGTTATCCAAGATAATTATATAGTGGCTACCCGTGTAATTCTACCTGTATCTAATGAACGCAACATTCCTTTGCGTTTTGGCTTAAGGCATAGAGCAGCAGTGGGCATAACTGAAAAAACGGACTCGTTAGCATTGATTGTCAGTGAAGAAACAGGACTGATCTCCTATATTAAAAATGGTGAGTTTATTCTGTTCAATGACCTTTCTGAGTTGGCAAGTCTTATTAAAGAGGATCTTATTTAA
- a CDS encoding ABC transporter ATP-binding protein, producing the protein MDKDTGKAFDFRLFKRLLRHVKPYSGTFYGVALAAILLSGFAVLTPVLVGEIVDNAITNKDSEKLLMLILAMIGVLFGEVICQLLFNYYANWLGESVIKDIRIKLFKHLMGFKMKYYDNSSIGLLVTRAVTDMQRIGEIFSEGFFVIVSDLLKMVVVAAVMVYSNWKLSLIVFAVLPIILYATRLFQKAMKVAFIEVRAQVSNLNSFVQERITGMKIVQLFTREEIEKEKFREINEKHQNAWLKTVWYNSIFFPIAEIVSSITVGLIVWYGGLQNVANINKEEYGTIFMFILLSSMLFRPLRQIADKFNTLQMGMVAANRVFKILDTESNIEDLGTVDKEHIKGDIEFSNVRFGYLEDEEVLHGISFKVEAGETIAIVGATGAGKSTIINLLNRFYEINSGSIKVDGVDIKEYRLNSLRSKIAVVLQDVFLFADTIANNISLKNDEITESHLEQAAIQIGVHDFIMSLPGGYSYNIKERGTMLSSGQRQLIAFLRAYVSNPSILVLDEATSSVDTYSEQLIQRATEKITEGRTSIIIAHRLATIRKADKILVMHQGEIVETGTHEELLKQKGYYQNLYEAQFLAEEVL; encoded by the coding sequence ATGGATAAGGATACAGGTAAAGCTTTTGATTTTAGATTATTCAAGCGTTTGTTAAGGCATGTAAAGCCTTATTCGGGAACCTTCTATGGGGTGGCTTTGGCGGCCATATTGTTGTCCGGATTCGCCGTGCTTACCCCTGTTTTAGTGGGTGAAATCGTGGACAATGCCATTACCAACAAGGATAGTGAAAAGTTGCTCATGCTTATCTTGGCCATGATCGGAGTTTTGTTTGGGGAGGTAATATGTCAGCTGTTGTTTAATTACTATGCCAATTGGTTGGGGGAGTCGGTAATTAAGGATATTCGCATTAAGCTCTTTAAGCATTTGATGGGGTTTAAGATGAAATATTATGATAATTCCTCCATTGGGTTATTGGTGACTAGGGCTGTTACCGATATGCAAAGAATAGGGGAAATTTTTAGTGAAGGCTTCTTTGTTATAGTTTCCGATCTTTTGAAAATGGTGGTAGTAGCAGCCGTTATGGTTTATTCCAATTGGAAATTGTCCTTGATCGTTTTTGCGGTCTTACCAATAATTCTCTACGCCACCCGATTGTTTCAAAAAGCCATGAAAGTTGCTTTTATTGAGGTAAGGGCGCAGGTTTCCAATTTAAATTCCTTTGTGCAGGAACGTATTACGGGAATGAAAATAGTCCAACTATTTACCCGCGAGGAAATTGAAAAGGAAAAATTCAGGGAAATCAACGAAAAACACCAAAATGCCTGGCTAAAAACTGTGTGGTACAACTCTATCTTTTTTCCTATCGCAGAAATAGTGTCTTCTATTACGGTAGGGTTGATTGTTTGGTATGGAGGTCTTCAGAATGTGGCAAATATAAATAAAGAGGAATATGGAACTATCTTTATGTTCATCTTACTCTCCAGCATGCTTTTTAGACCCCTTAGGCAAATTGCAGACAAATTTAATACCCTTCAAATGGGGATGGTAGCCGCCAATCGTGTGTTTAAAATTTTGGATACCGAAAGTAATATTGAAGATTTGGGTACGGTAGACAAGGAACATATAAAAGGAGATATTGAATTTTCTAATGTCCGTTTTGGGTATTTGGAGGATGAGGAAGTATTGCACGGGATCTCATTCAAGGTAGAGGCGGGGGAAACCATTGCCATTGTAGGGGCAACAGGTGCCGGAAAATCGACTATAATTAATTTGCTGAATCGTTTTTATGAAATTAATTCGGGCAGTATTAAGGTAGATGGAGTAGATATTAAGGAGTATAGGTTAAACTCCCTGCGGTCAAAAATAGCAGTCGTTTTACAAGATGTGTTTCTTTTTGCCGATACTATTGCCAATAATATCTCCTTGAAAAATGATGAAATTACAGAGTCGCATCTAGAGCAGGCGGCCATACAGATTGGGGTGCACGATTTTATCATGAGTCTCCCTGGGGGGTATAGTTACAACATTAAGGAGCGCGGGACCATGCTTTCTAGTGGTCAGCGGCAACTTATCGCATTTTTAAGGGCTTATGTAAGCAATCCCAGTATTTTGGTGCTGGACGAAGCTACCTCTTCGGTAGATACTTATTCGGAACAGTTGATACAACGAGCCACGGAAAAAATAACCGAAGGCCGCACATCAATTATCATAGCCCATAGATTGGCTACTATTAGGAAGGCCGATAAAATTTTGGTAATGCACCAGGGTGAAATTGTGGAAACGGGTACCCATGAGGAGCTTTTAAAGCAAAAGGGGTATTATCAGAATTTGTACGAAGCACAATTTTTGGCAGAGGAAGTTCTGTAA
- the truA gene encoding tRNA pseudouridine(38-40) synthase TruA, protein MRYFIQFAYHGKRYHGSQIQPNAITVQEVLQTALSLILKESIQIMAAGRTDAGVHARVMYAHFDFSSVLESGPLLYRLNAFLPADVVVQQIFPVPDDAHARFDAEERTYEYWVTGKKDPFLFDAAYYVKYPLNIAEMNKAATILVGHRDFQCFSKSKTDVRTYICDLRSAIWTTDEEKMVFTIRADRFLRNMVRAVVGTLINVGTGKTPLKDIPAIIESKDRSKAGISVPAKGLYLTAIKYPDNIINNHG, encoded by the coding sequence TTGAGATATTTTATCCAATTTGCATATCACGGTAAAAGGTATCACGGTTCCCAAATTCAACCAAATGCTATTACAGTGCAAGAGGTTTTGCAAACCGCTCTGTCCCTGATCTTAAAAGAATCCATACAGATTATGGCTGCCGGAAGAACAGATGCCGGAGTGCATGCAAGAGTAATGTATGCCCATTTTGATTTTAGTTCAGTATTGGAAAGTGGTCCGTTGTTATATAGGTTAAATGCATTCTTGCCCGCTGATGTAGTGGTGCAGCAAATTTTCCCTGTACCGGATGATGCGCATGCGCGTTTTGATGCCGAGGAGCGTACCTATGAATATTGGGTGACGGGCAAGAAAGATCCTTTTTTGTTCGACGCAGCCTATTATGTGAAATATCCGTTAAATATTGCGGAGATGAACAAAGCGGCCACTATTTTAGTGGGACATAGGGATTTTCAGTGCTTTTCGAAATCAAAAACCGATGTAAGGACCTATATATGTGATCTGCGTAGCGCAATTTGGACAACGGATGAGGAGAAAATGGTATTTACAATTAGAGCGGATCGGTTTTTGCGAAATATGGTGCGTGCCGTTGTGGGAACGTTGATCAATGTAGGGACGGGTAAAACGCCCTTGAAGGATATTCCCGCTATTATAGAAAGTAAGGATAGAAGTAAGGCAGGGATATCAGTGCCCGCAAAAGGATTATATTTAACTGCGATAAAATATCCAGATAATATTATTAATAACCATGGATAA
- a CDS encoding metallophosphoesterase produces the protein MTRILLLSDTHSHMDDKILKYVKQADEVWHAGDIGSLEVTDTIQKIKPLKGVYGNIDENRIQLEFPLDNRFKCEGVEVWITHIGGYPNRYNPRVREQIKANPPKLFISGHSHILKVMWDKKLNLLHMNPGACGIHGFHQIRTMLRFVIDKEEIKDLEIIELGKRG, from the coding sequence ATGACAAGAATATTACTACTGAGCGACACCCATAGCCATATGGACGATAAGATATTAAAATATGTAAAGCAGGCAGACGAAGTATGGCATGCTGGCGATATTGGAAGCCTAGAAGTCACCGATACCATTCAAAAAATAAAACCTTTAAAAGGGGTTTATGGCAATATAGACGAAAACAGAATTCAGCTAGAATTCCCTTTGGACAATAGATTTAAATGCGAAGGAGTGGAGGTTTGGATTACCCATATTGGGGGTTATCCCAACAGATACAATCCAAGGGTACGGGAGCAAATAAAAGCAAATCCACCGAAATTATTTATCTCGGGACATTCACATATATTAAAAGTAATGTGGGATAAAAAATTAAACCTGCTTCACATGAACCCAGGTGCATGTGGCATCCATGGTTTCCATCAGATCAGAACCATGCTCCGCTTTGTTATAGACAAGGAAGAAATAAAAGACCTGGAGATTATAGAGCTCGGAAAAAGAGGATAA